The Catenuloplanes niger genome includes a window with the following:
- a CDS encoding creatininase family protein: MTDNLGGTGRPVRWDTLTWPESGALAAETNAVIIPVGAIEQHGPHLPLNVDSVICEEVALGVSALTGVPVVPTLTYGVSGSHGDFAGTLALRPETLIAVVEDVIDSLHASGIRQFILLNGHIWNSGSLDVSAEKLRVRHRDSRVRSIAYVTMYPGPEVNGRVMYGRGLMHANFFETSVMLHLRPELVHMDRATSHIDVDSFWDYRMDQVSDTGVWGRDVAEASADHGKSEFERCVRTTARAISAAVREPWPSSAHRPSL; encoded by the coding sequence ATGACTGACAACCTCGGCGGTACGGGCCGGCCGGTGCGCTGGGACACGCTGACCTGGCCGGAGTCCGGCGCGCTGGCGGCCGAGACGAACGCGGTGATCATCCCGGTCGGCGCGATCGAGCAGCACGGGCCGCACCTGCCGCTCAACGTCGACTCGGTGATCTGCGAGGAGGTCGCGCTCGGCGTCTCCGCGCTGACCGGCGTCCCGGTCGTACCCACGCTGACCTATGGGGTCTCCGGCTCGCACGGCGACTTCGCCGGCACGCTCGCGCTGCGCCCGGAAACGCTGATCGCCGTGGTCGAGGACGTGATCGACTCCCTGCACGCCAGCGGCATCCGGCAGTTCATCCTGCTCAACGGCCACATCTGGAACAGCGGCTCGCTCGACGTCTCCGCCGAGAAGCTGCGCGTGCGGCACCGGGACTCCCGGGTGCGGTCGATCGCCTACGTGACCATGTATCCCGGGCCGGAGGTCAACGGCCGGGTCATGTACGGCCGCGGCCTGATGCACGCGAACTTCTTCGAGACGTCCGTGATGCTGCACCTGCGCCCCGAGCTGGTCCACATGGACCGGGCCACCTCGCACATCGACGTCGACTCGTTCTGGGACTACCGGATGGACCAGGTCAGCGACACCGGCGTCTGGGGGCGCGACGTGGCCGAGGCCTCCGCCGACCACGGGAAGTCCGAGTTCGAGCGCTGCGTCCGGACCACCGCACGGGCGATCTCCGCGGCCGTCCGCGAGCCCTGGCCGTCCTCGGCCCACCGCCCCTCGCTCTGA
- a CDS encoding cyclase family protein, with protein sequence MEIYDITLPIHPEMLHWGRKPEVEIVESLANGDASNVTRWRLGAHTGTHVDAPAHFVDGATPVDKLDLHALVGPALVVDATAVTGDITIADLSAAGVAGHQRVLLKTSNSAGALKLPDRAESWVGLAPEAARWLIDQGVRLIGIDYLTIESHTRTETWDAHHVLLGAGLIILENADLDGVPPGEYELVALPAKLVDADGSFTRAILIKRDA encoded by the coding sequence ATGGAGATCTACGACATCACGCTGCCGATCCACCCGGAGATGCTGCACTGGGGCCGCAAGCCCGAGGTGGAGATCGTCGAGTCGCTGGCCAACGGCGACGCCTCGAACGTGACCCGCTGGCGGCTCGGCGCGCACACCGGCACGCACGTGGACGCGCCCGCGCACTTCGTCGACGGCGCCACCCCGGTCGACAAGCTCGACCTGCACGCGCTGGTCGGCCCCGCGCTGGTCGTCGACGCGACCGCGGTCACCGGCGACATCACGATCGCCGACCTCTCGGCCGCGGGCGTGGCCGGGCACCAGCGGGTGCTGCTCAAGACGTCCAACTCGGCCGGCGCGCTGAAGCTCCCGGACCGCGCGGAGAGCTGGGTCGGGCTCGCCCCCGAGGCCGCGCGGTGGCTGATCGACCAGGGCGTGCGGCTGATCGGCATCGACTACCTGACGATCGAGAGCCACACCCGCACCGAGACCTGGGACGCCCACCACGTCCTGCTCGGCGCCGGCCTGATCATCCTGGAGAACGCGGACCTCGACGGCGTCCCGCCGGGCGAGTACGAGCTGGTCGCGCTGCCGGCCAAGCTGGTCGACGCGGACGGCTCGTTCACCCGCGCCATCCTGATCAAGCGGGACGCCTGA
- a CDS encoding gamma-glutamyltransferase, whose translation MSAADPTTGVPAAPGSAGTAPVHSTASGTAPGVGTAGVSTAGVGAAGDSAARDDAARDSAAGGVRGFRVAVAAPHPAAIDAARAVVAAGGNAFDAALAAAAALTVAYPHQCSVGGDLVAVVRPAGGEAQAVLSIGAAAAEVDVDALRAGGERMPFGGPQTVTVPGVVAGWASVAALGASLPLSTLLDPAIGLADGGVPVSPGLHRATLGRRDGVTADPGLSALLLDPETGEPVRTLVQPALAETLRQIGANWRSFYRGHLAHRLADGLAALGSPLTAGDLAAHRAEVTAPLTTTVGDVTWSAAPPPVQGATFLAIAGSATDAGTLLTDARRAQLARDALLGDPRTGPVDLDGLLLRTAESFAGADGGPKPAGDTVAVTAVDADGNAVTLIQSVFQSFGSGLLESGTGLVLHNRGSSFSLDPAHPARIAPGVRPPHTLCPALATTPAGDVTALGCQGGRAQPWILAQVAPAVLDSTDLDGLLARPRWVIGAREIGRDVPTLLLEPDTPEVDALTRTAGGLGLVVDTTAGPHDDAGHVQVARLTGGALAAASDPRADGLAAVL comes from the coding sequence ATGTCCGCGGCGGACCCCACCACCGGCGTCCCGGCCGCCCCCGGGTCCGCCGGCACCGCGCCGGTCCACAGCACGGCAAGCGGCACCGCGCCCGGCGTCGGTACGGCCGGCGTCAGTACGGCCGGCGTCGGTGCGGCCGGTGACAGCGCGGCCCGTGACGACGCGGCCCGTGACAGCGCGGCCGGTGGCGTGCGGGGGTTCCGCGTGGCGGTCGCGGCGCCGCATCCGGCCGCGATCGACGCCGCGCGGGCCGTGGTCGCGGCCGGCGGCAACGCGTTCGACGCGGCGCTCGCGGCCGCGGCGGCGCTGACCGTGGCCTACCCGCACCAGTGCTCGGTCGGCGGCGACCTGGTCGCCGTCGTGCGCCCGGCCGGCGGCGAGGCGCAGGCGGTGCTCTCGATCGGCGCGGCCGCCGCCGAGGTCGACGTCGACGCGCTGCGCGCGGGCGGCGAACGGATGCCGTTCGGCGGGCCGCAGACCGTGACCGTGCCCGGCGTGGTCGCGGGCTGGGCCTCCGTCGCCGCCCTCGGCGCGTCACTGCCGCTGTCCACGCTGCTGGATCCCGCGATCGGCCTGGCCGACGGCGGCGTGCCGGTCAGCCCCGGCCTGCACCGGGCCACGCTCGGCAGGCGCGACGGCGTGACGGCCGACCCCGGCCTGTCCGCGCTGCTGCTGGACCCGGAGACCGGCGAGCCGGTCCGCACGCTGGTCCAGCCCGCGCTGGCCGAGACGCTGCGGCAGATCGGCGCGAACTGGCGCTCCTTCTACCGCGGACATCTCGCGCACCGCCTCGCGGACGGGCTCGCCGCGCTCGGCAGCCCGCTCACCGCCGGCGACCTGGCCGCGCACCGGGCCGAGGTGACGGCGCCGCTCACCACGACGGTCGGCGACGTCACCTGGTCCGCGGCCCCGCCGCCGGTCCAGGGCGCCACCTTCCTCGCCATCGCCGGCTCGGCGACGGACGCCGGCACGCTGCTCACCGACGCGCGGCGGGCGCAGCTGGCGCGGGATGCGCTGCTCGGCGACCCGCGGACCGGGCCGGTCGACCTGGACGGGCTGCTGCTGCGTACCGCGGAATCGTTCGCCGGTGCGGACGGCGGGCCGAAGCCGGCCGGGGACACGGTCGCGGTCACCGCGGTCGACGCGGACGGGAACGCGGTCACGCTGATCCAGAGCGTGTTCCAGAGCTTCGGCTCCGGCCTGCTCGAGTCCGGCACCGGGCTGGTGCTGCACAACCGCGGCTCGTCGTTCAGCCTGGACCCGGCGCATCCGGCCCGGATCGCGCCGGGCGTCCGGCCGCCGCACACGCTCTGCCCGGCGCTCGCCACCACCCCCGCCGGCGACGTCACCGCGCTCGGCTGCCAGGGCGGACGTGCCCAGCCCTGGATCCTCGCCCAGGTCGCCCCGGCCGTGCTGGACTCCACCGACCTGGACGGGCTGCTCGCCCGCCCGCGCTGGGTCATCGGCGCCCGGGAGATCGGCCGCGACGTGCCGACGCTGCTGCTGGAGCCGGACACGCCGGAGGTGGACGCGCTCACCCGTACCGCCGGCGGGCTCGGCCTGGTCGTCGACACCACGGCCGGCCCGCACGACGACGCCGGTCACGTCCAGGTCGCCCGCCTCACCGGCGGCGCGCTCGCGGCCGCGAGCGACCCCCGCGCCGACGGGCTCGCCGCCGTCCTCTGA